The sequence AAGCCACTACAAATCTGATGCACACCAAATAGGGTCCACATTTCATGTTAGTTACATAGCCACTAATAAAATTAGATAAGCATTATTGAGTAGTAAATATCTAGATGAAGGTTACAAGACAAGGAAATCATGGTGAACAAGAGACTAGCCAACTGCATAAAAGTTTCTAATAAGCATCATATTAAATTCCACTGTTCCACATGTTTAAATTCTCTAGAACTATTTCAAAATATCTAAGCATTCAATCCACTTCAAATACACAATTATCTCCACAAGCGCCTTCACTTTTGCACATTTATCCACAAGAAATTTCGTTCACTTATGCACTTGTGCATTCTTATAGAACTTTGTAATTCTTCTAGATGTCTCACTTGTAGCAGCCATATCTCAACAAGtgaaatttcatcaaaattattatcttcatatatcTTTACCTTCCTTCCTTCATATCTGTATGGATTATTCCTAATCTTCCCCCCAATAGTAAAGGGCAATTGTAAAGTCAAAGTTGTCCATCCCTACAACAAGAGCAAGGAAgttattctaaaatttcaatacATATTTAGAAGTGATGGAAGTAGTATAATAAGATAATCAGTGTCTAAGTGTGAAGATTAGCGAGAATGCCTTTTGATCCATGAATTTCTTGTGATCCATGAATCTCTCACCCAACTACCAATAAGGTGAGTATACAAATAAtaagcataaaaaaatataaataagtgcttaaaaatttggaatgcaacttattattttcatttaggCATAGTATTAAGTATCAAATTACCCTTCATGTCAGTACAAAAAAATAGTTTCCTTGTTCCTGTAAACATCCAAAGGTATGCCAAAAGGAGAAAACTCATTTCATTAAATCACTTGATATATTCATGTTAAAATCATTTCATGCCCTGCAATTTGGTTAATCAAAAGGTTCATATGGAGGTCTCCTTTTTTTATTGTTCCACTACGAATAGGAGATTTGAGAAATTTacgttgaaattgaaattgggcattttattttttttttttttgaaaattagatttaTCCATCATAACCAAATCTGTTTCTCCTACCATTGAATTTCATATTCTCAATCTAacaacatatagagacacagaataaaaaaaaataaaaaataaaatttaaatcttacATGGACCTAATCAAAGGTGAGGTAAGGCACCAAATCTAAAATGGAATTGGGTTGCACAACCATAGAAAGTGTAATACCTGAGATGGGAGGAGGAAGGAATGGTGAGGTTATGTGAGAGGAGGAGGGAGGTCACCATGGCAGTGGCTGTTGCTTGGAGAAGAAAGCATGGTGTGATGGAAGAGGCCACTGTTTCCAGCAGAGGGCGGTGGCTAGGCTTGGGTCTGTTCAATCCCTCTCTTTCGTGGGTTTCTGAATCTCACATCAGATTGCAAATTGTAAATTGAGTTTTGATCTGGAATCGGGTTGGGattaggattgaatttgaaacgggtcttctttgtttcttacgtgtaaatttaattttttaataaaaagaaatgacacatcattaaaaaatgccaagtcattaTTCCATTGGCCACGTAAGCAACATCATTAACAAAAGTTAACAAAATGACTTATATCGCTCATTTTGAatcttgagggaccaattgcgcTCGCTTGAAATTTAAGGGACTAATTGCACTCGCAGGGTAAACTTGAAAGACCAATATTGTagttttgcctttctttttttttttttttttttttttttttttttgtaataaagactatctaattagattatgggcatttttaacaatttagataatgataactaactttttgaatcctcttaatatatagagatatacTGATACACATTGATTTGAGCATACCGATTTAAAAAGGGTAATTTTGAAATTGCGTAAAggcaataactaactttctctATTCCCTTATTGTATCAACAAAATGAAAGTtgaaaaagaataacaaaattaGTGCACCAAATTAAAAGGACTACTAACATGTGAATTGTTCACCAAATTTAAAGGAACACTATGCATGCTTAGCCTCAAATGTTTAGATAGGTCATAAGTGATACTAGCCTGTTTGCACGCGTTATGTGCGTGCTCAGAggattttttgttatatataaaataaaaaaattgtttcatcTTAATTCACGGTTTATGCATTTATAAGTGAAATTATTGCATTTTCCAATCACCAAACTTATAGGAGTGTGATGAGATGTAGTTACGGgtgtgttaatttttatttaataatttatttttacatctCATCACACTCCCAAGAGTTTTGGTCATCCAAAAACGCATAAATTTCACTAACAAATGCCTAAACCCTGAATTAAGATGAATCAATATATGAGGTTTAAGCTAACTACAAAATGATACACCATTATTAATCAGTACCAAAATaggagaaattacactttaccactaTAAACTATACCCTGATTACACTCTGCaccctaaaattttcaaatgtagGTTTTGCACCCTGAAAGATGAtccttgttacactttgcaccccgaAATCAAGTTTGCCATTAACTTGGATGGAAAAATATGGTTCCACGTGAAAAGTCCAATTGCCCCTCTTTTCAATCCTTTAAAAACAAAtgataaattacactttgccaccctaaactatacttctaattacactttgcaccctaaacatTGAATTTCCATCCAAGTTAACGACAAACTTAATGTTGtgatgcaaagtgtaacaaggaTCATAGCTTAGGGTGCAAAACGTGTATTCCAAATGTTTAAGGTGCAAAGTATAATATgaggtatagtttagggtgataaaatataattttttcactaaaatatattatttctttaacCATCATGGCCTCCAATATGGTACTTACTACTTTGATGCATATACTGTGaatttatgagagagagagagagagagagagagagagagcaaataCTATGAATAAGGTTTATAATTCATTACACCATAGAAATAATGGTATGTGCTAAGCGACATTTAGGTAATACTTATTGTGTGCACTAACAAAAGGCTTAGTTCTTAGAGATCCAACATTCTTAGTCCCTAATTGGAATAAAACTATAAGGAGGGGGAGGATGGTCAGACGTTCCCTTGCTATGCCTAGAGGGAGGATAATGGCCATTATTGGGCAAACCATGAGGAGGGCAAGGAGAGTCGGACGTTCCCTTGCTAGGCCCAGATGGAATATAGTGGCCATTATTTGGCAAAACATGAGGAAGGGGAGGAGGGTTGGATGTTCCCTTGCTAGGTTCGGATGGAAGATAATGGCCATTATTGAGCAAACCATGAGGAAGGGAAGGAGGGTCGAACATTCCCTTCCTAGGCCCAAATGAAGGATAATGGCCATTATTGGGCAAACCATGAGGAGGGGAAGGAGGGTTTGACGTTCCCTTGCTAGGCCTAAATGGAGGATAGTGGCCATTATTAGGTAAATCATGAGGAGTGGAAGAAGGTTCGGATGTTCCCTTGCTAGGCCCAGATGGAGGATAATGGTCATTATTGGGCAAAccatgaggaggaggaggaggaggagggtcAGACGTTCCCTTGCTAGGCTTAGATGGAGGATAATGGCCTTTTTGGGCAAACCTTGAGGAGGTGGAGGAGATTCATACATTCCCTTGCTAGGCCCAAATGGAGGAACATGACCATTTTTAGGCGAAATCTCAAAATTGATCCTCCCAAAATCTATATTCTCAAACTTTGATGGAACAAATATAGAAGGAGGCTTGTTAGGCGTAGACGGAGGAACATGACCTTTTGCCAACATTTCTAATCTCACTCtctcaaaaagagatttttttttttccaatttcaacATGCACCAAGTTGGAAGAAACCTTTTCTCCATATGTTGGAAGCCTTCTACATTCGGTGGGAAAAGCAAGGACAATCAATAAGGTCAGCCATAACAATTTTTGAGTGGTTACCACCATCTTATTCAACGCTCACTTTTCTATATGATTTtgagactctctctctctccgaccTTTTAAATAATGATTGACTCTCTCTCCATTAAGggatgataataattttttttgttttttgagaaaatgtaaataaattttctttatattaaatgagtttgcaataaatttttgtttggtgttGATTACGCAATTATTATAAAGATGGATAATTATGCAAATGTGATGATAAATTATGCAATACAGCAATAGtgataataaattttcatttacaaACACAATAATTATTCTATCatgatattaaattttctttatattccattttttttaaggaaaattctATATATTGTGTGATTAAgcagtcttaaaaaaaaaaaaaaaagattgaacaaaTAATCTTTTGTAAAGTTTCTCATACATTGCACAAGCTACCTTTAGttagatgatttttttgttgACCTTGTAATATTGTGCtatataagtttttgaaaccttacaattttacatattagtattattttttttagataaatttaaattttattatatatttaaacccTCCTTTAGTGaaacatgatatttttttaaatttaagttatagaatatatagtttcatataCAAACACAGTTATAATCTAGATTATATAATTCCatgttcaaataaaattataataaattccTATTAATAACtgtcataattattaaataatatatataatttttaatttgatataaaaGGTCATCATAATTCATTTCCTTTTTCGTTTTAATTCCTTAAATACTTGTATTAAgtataaataacattacatatgATGCTAACTACcgtaggaaaattattaggtactcccagaatatcataaatgcgtactccctcctctcacatgaatggtgggtcttaccatgaatttaattaatgggacccaccattcatatgagaggagggagtacgcatttatgctACTctgggagtacacaataatttctctttattgaTTTATAAGTTTCAAGGTGTATTTGCAACATGAGCATCCTAATCCGATGGAAGCTATAGTGGAAGCTATGGGACCCGTGgcttctttcacttttttttttttttttttttaaattgagaatATTTATCACATTAAATTTCTATCGGTTATATGTTCTACCTCTTCTTTTGATAAACAAATTATATGTTCTACCTTTAATCATGTTAtgatattcattttaattaaaattatttttatgttacagATTATTCTAAAGCTTTGAAGCCCAcgttatgaaatttttttttttgaaaagagaatGTTCATTCATTTAGATAGATAAAAGAACATGATACAGAGCATCCAAGGCTGGTGGGGGAGAGTCCTCCAACCAGTACAAGTCCTCATCTAATGTTTGTCTAGCATGTTGAGCCAAAACATGGGCTACCCTATTCCCACCCCTTCTAATATAGCATACCTCAGACCAAATCAAACCCCTTATCAAATGGCGAATATCATCCACTACATTGCCGAATGAAGAGGTGTTTTCCTCTAACGAAGAGATATCATGAATGACGTTACTATTGTCACCCTCAATGATCAACCTGGAAAAGCCAGCATCCACAGCAAATTCTAAAGCTCTCCGGCAAGCAAGCAACTCCGCTTCATCACTGGTTTGTACAGCCGGTCCACAGGCAAACATTGCAGCCATTACCTCTCCCTTTTCATTTCGAACAATTGCTCCAATCCCAGTTCTGCCTAAATCTGAAAATGTTGCAGCATCAAAATTGAGTTTGTACGCCTCAGAAGGTGGTGGTTTCCATACATCCTCATAAGGTTGCTGTCTCGGCTGGGCATTAAGTTGTGTTTGAGCCCGTTGGTATTCTTCCATGCATTCCTCTGCCCGTTTGTTCAAACAGATTGGGCTCTTCATTTTTCCACCATGCAGCAATGAGTTTCGCTGATTCCAGATCAGCCAAGCTTGAGTCCAGAACAGCCCAAGCTCTTCCAAATTCAGTCGCTCCAACAATTCCTCCGTCAGTTGCACCAAATCGGACTGACCATGCTTGTGCTTCTGCAGTTTACGAACACGACCAGCCCAAACGTCCTAAGCTACTGCACAATCCCACAAGGTATGAATGGTGGATTCCGGTTCTCTTGTACATAAGGCACATTTATCTTCATGAATAATCCTTTTTCTGGTCAGGTTCACAGCTGTAGGCAAGATCTCATGGCAAGCTCGCCATGCAAATACTTTAATCTTGTTAGGGATCCGTAACTTCCAAATTGCAGACCAAACCTTTTTAGCAACACCACCTCCAGATGTTCCAACCCGTGCTACATCAGTAAGGATTCTTCTCGCCACATGGTAAGCAGACTTGACAGTAAACATACCTCGTGAGTTATGCATTCAAATTATAGTATCAGCCACATATCTTCTGCTCAATGGAATTTGGCAGATTGCATCCGCTTCTTGGCTGTGAAAGATGGTTCTAATATCCTCATATCTCCATGTATTAAGCTCCGGATTGATCAACTCACACACCATCAAATCATCCCAATTCTCTTGGAGTGGATTAAGGACCTTGTTTGTGGGAAAATTAGGAAGCCACTTATCCTTTAAAGCATTGATTGAGAATTCATTCCTAACCCTCCAACAGTGACTGGATTGGAGAATAGGCATTGCAGCCATCAAACTTCTCCACACATATGAGCAATTTGGTGATTCTTTAGCCTCAAGGAAATTTGATCTTGGAAAGTACCTTGCTTTAAAACATTGGTAGAGCAACGAATCGTTGTCCTTTATCATCCTCCACCCTTGCTTGGCCAACATGGCTAAATTAAAGGCTCTCAAATCCCGAAATCCCATACCACCTTCTTTCTTTGAAATAGTGAGCTTATCCCAACttttccaatgaattttccgTTCATTGCTCacttgaccccaccaaaattttgcGCACAATGCATCTAGCTCATCACAAAGTTTCAAAGGTATCTGAAACACACTCATTGTATAAGTGGGTATGGACTGTGCCACAGCCTTGATGAGGATTTCTTTGCCAGCTCTAGACAATAAAGTGCCCTTCCATCCTTGGAGCTTCTTCCAAATTCTATCTTTCAAAAATGAGAAAGTGTGATATTTAGCCCTCCCAATCAAAGTTGGTAGACCAAGGTATGTTTCAAACCGGCTAACCTCCTTCACTCCCAATGCGTCCAAAATCTGACCCTTCTGGCTATCTGAGGTGTTGCTGCTGAAGTAAATTGAAGACTTTTCTAGATTAATAGTCTGCCCAGAGGCTCTTTCATAGATTTGAAGGATCTCAGCTATGGTTTCCCCCTCATCCCTAGTTGCCTGACAAAACAGTAATGAGTCATCAGCAAACATAAGGTTCGTGACCTTTGGTGCCTCTTTGCAAATGGAGACTCCCTTAAGCCGCCCTTCTGATTCTGCTTTGTTCAACAATGCAATAAAACCTTCAGCACATAATAAGAAGAGGTAGGGTGATAATGGATCTCCCTGGCGGATTCCTCTAGATGGATGGATCATTCCATAGGGCTTTCCatttatcaaaatagaaaaGGATGGTGTTGTCACACAACTCATCACCCTTTCTATCCAAACAACCGGAAATCCCAGCTTCTCCATAATCCGTTGAAGAAAGTGCCACTCCACACGGTCGTTGGCTTTACTGATATCCAGCTTCAATGCCATGGAacccttctttccttttttcctgGAATGCATGGTATGGAGAGTCTCGTATGCCACCAACACATTATCAGTAATCAACCTCCCCGGTACAAAGGCACTCTGAGTGTGTGAGATGATCTGAGGCAGAACCTGTTTCAACCTGTTTGCCAACAccttgaaaataattttgtaaataacattacaaagGCTTATTGGTCTAAACTCATACATTCTCTCTGGATTTTTGATTTTAGGGATAAGCACAATATTTGTATGATTAATATCAGGAAGCATATtaccattatttaaaaaatccagAACAGCAAGAACAACAGAGTCACCCATAACATGCCagaatttttgataaaaaaggGCATTCATACCATCAGGTCCTGGAGATTTTGTTGGTCCCATTTGAAACAGAGCCACTTTAACTTCTTCAGCAGTAAACTCAGTAGAGAGAAATTCCCGCATGTCATCAGTCACCATACTCTCCACTGCATTCAGGCACTCCTCCATCTGATCCCCCACTCCTGCATGAAATAGGTTGTCAAAGTAGGCTGAAGCTACCCCAACCACCTCCTCCAACTCTTCCACCCACTGCCCATGATCATTCTGAATACCcttgatataatttttccttcttctttgtgTTGCTTTGGCATGGAAAAATTTAGTGTTCTTATCTCCATGTTTTAGCCAATTTATTCTAGACCGTTGGGCCCAATAAATTTCCTGCTTCTGTAAAAGTTCATCCATTCTTTTGCTCAAGCCCAAAAATTCTGCTTTTGCATCTTCAGTCAATTCGGCCTCATTCAATCTGTCTAACTGTTTTTGAACTTCTTTGATGGCTATGGTATCTGGATCAGTTATGGGAGAGCCCCAAGACATAAGCTCCGCTCCACAAACCTTTATTTTTTCCTGTATTGCTGCCAAACCAACCCTTTCCTCCCCTGCCTTCCCCCAAGCCTCCTGAATAACTTCTTCACAATCCGACCGGAGTAACCAAGCTTCCTCAAACTTGAAGCATCTACCACGTTGCTGCCTCATCTGTGAAAAGGATTGAACATCTAGTAAAATTGGCAAATGATCCGAAGCATGAGTTGACAAATGCACAATTTTACTCAATTGAAATCTATCTGTCCATTCCTTGTTTGCAACAACTCTATCAAGCCGAATCTTGGTATTAGCTTCCCCGGGTCTCTTATTGCTCCAAGTGTATGGATACCCCTTGTATCCTAGATCATGAAGATGACAAAAATTTAAAGCCTCCCTAAATGCCTCAATCTGAGAAAACTGTGGCTACCTAACACTTTTTTTCTCTGAAGCATGTAAATAAGCATTAAATCATGAGGAGGGCAAGGAGAGTCGGACGTTCCCTTGCTAGGCCCAGATGGAATATAGTGGCCATTATTTGGCAAAACATGAGGAAGGGGAGGAGGGTCAGATGTTCCCTTGCTAGGTTTGGATGGAAGATAATGGCCATTATTGAGCAAACCATGAGGAAGGGAAGGAGGGTCGGACATTCCCTTCCTAGGCCCAAATGGAGGATAATGGCCATTATTGGGCAAACCATGAGGAGGGGAAGGAGGGTTTGACGTTCCCTTGCTAGGCCTAAATGGAGGATAGTGGCCATTATTAGGTAAACCATGAGGAGGGGAAGAAGGTTCGGATGTTCCCTTGCTAGGCCCAGATGGAGGATAATGGTCATTATTGGGCAAAccatgaggaggaggaggaggaggagggtcAAACGTTCCCTTGCTAGGCTTAGATGGAGGATAATGGCCTTTTTGGGCAAACCCTGAGGAGGTGGAGGAGATTCATACATTCCCTTGCTAGGCCCAAATGGAGGAACATGACCATTTTTAGGCGAAATCTCAAAATTGATCCTCCCAAAATCTATATTCTCAAACTTTGATGGAACAAATATAGAAGGAGGCTTGTTAGGCGTAGACGGAGGAACATGACCTTTTGCCAACATTTCTAATCTCACTCtctcaaaaagagatttttttttttccaatttcaacATGCACCAAGTTGGAAGAAACCTTTTCTCCATATGTTGGAAGCCTTCTACATTCGGTGGGAAAAGCAAGGACAATCAATAAGGTCAGCCATAACAATTTTTGAGTGGTTACCACCATCTTATTCAATGCTCACTTTTCTATATGATTTtgagactctctctctctccgaccTTTTAAATAATGATTGACTCTCTCTCCATTAAGggatgataataattttttttttttttgagaaaatgtaaataaattttctttatattaaatgagtttgcaataaatttttgtttggtgttGATTACGCAATTATTATAAAGATGAATAATTATGCAAATGTGATAATAAATTATGCAATACAGCAATAGtgataataaattttcatgtacaaacacaataattattcaatcatgatattaaattttctttatattcc is a genomic window of Quercus lobata isolate SW786 chromosome 2, ValleyOak3.0 Primary Assembly, whole genome shotgun sequence containing:
- the LOC115958649 gene encoding uncharacterized protein LOC115958649, with the translated sequence MKSPICLNKRAEECMEEYQRAQTQLNAQPRQQPYEDVWKPPPSEAYKLNFDAATFSDLGRTGIGAIVRNEKGEVMAAMFACGPAVQTSDEAELLACRRALEFAVDAGFSRLIIEGDNSNVIHDISSLEENTSSFGNVVDDIRHLIRGLIWSEVCYIRRGGNRVAHVLAQHARQTLDEDLYWLEDSPPPALDALYHVLLSI